The following are from one region of the Gammaproteobacteria bacterium genome:
- a CDS encoding homogentisate 1,2-dioxygenase, translated as VVQEGEFELVCKYGDRYQIHILQWHPYDLEGWDGFVYPWAFNIQEYAPVVGKIHLPPPVHLVFTARNFVVCNFVPRLYDFHPQAIPAPYYHSNIDSDEVLYYVDGDFMSRTGIGPGYLTLHKMGVPHGPQPGKTEASVGKKETYEYAVMVDTFRPLRVTEHFRRAMDPEYNRSWLENQNRS; from the coding sequence AGTTGTCCAAGAAGGTGAGTTTGAACTTGTCTGCAAATACGGAGATCGCTACCAAATCCACATTCTGCAGTGGCACCCTTACGATTTGGAAGGCTGGGACGGCTTTGTCTATCCATGGGCATTCAACATCCAAGAATACGCGCCAGTCGTTGGTAAGATTCACCTGCCACCGCCCGTACATCTTGTCTTCACCGCCAGAAACTTTGTCGTCTGCAACTTTGTGCCTCGCTTGTACGATTTCCACCCCCAGGCCATCCCCGCTCCGTACTACCACAGCAACATTGACAGTGATGAAGTGCTTTATTATGTGGATGGTGACTTCATGAGTCGTACGGGCATTGGGCCGGGTTACCTGACACTGCACAAAATGGGGGTGCCGCATGGCCCACAGCCTGGAAAAACAGAAGCATCCGTAGGCAAAAAAGAAACCTATGAATATGCCGTGATGGTCGATACTTTCCGACCGTTGCGCGTCACTGAGCATTTCCGGAGAGCCATGGATCCCGAATACAACCGTTCATGGCTTGAAAATCAAAACCGGTCATAA